In the Populus trichocarpa isolate Nisqually-1 chromosome 1, P.trichocarpa_v4.1, whole genome shotgun sequence genome, AGCCTGGAATCAGAATGGCAgagctttctttcttcttcaatatcagtgagacagagagagagagagggtgtgATGGAACTGACacgtatatataataaataaccGAGGGAGGTTCcgttcaaaagtttttttttttttgggatatcCCCGTTCCCCACACAGGGATCGGGTACCTATGTGCTATGACGTACCAtttctaaaaactttttaattatttacttatttattgcTTTTGTGGTTTAAACCCgaattaaacaatttattttattttattttcaggtagTGTGTCATTTTAATAGactaattttgtttattaacataaaaaaaacttttaaatttagtaaaataacatAAGTGCACAAAATGCTAGCGAAACATCATAGTTTATATTCGTCATGGTtccaaaacataatatataaaaatatcatgattgaaaaatataatatttagtaaatGTCTCAATTACAAAACATGACATTTGACACATGCATTTTTAAACCACAATATCTATCAAACTACAACTTATCTCTAAATATTATACCctaaacaaaattcaaattatttgtcAAACTCTATCTAATTTCTAACCCTGATTAATGCCTGAACCTTAATAACCACTAAcccataaatgataaaaaaaaataacttaactcGAATCCAAACCCTAAACATGCATTAACCATAATCCAAACCTCAAACTCAAACCCTAACACCATCCATAACATCCAAGTTACTTaaacattaaaaactaaaattaatataaacattaaacacTAACCCTAATTTAAACATGAAGCATAAACAATAATCTAAATACCAAACCCTAATCCTAATTAATCACTAACCTCATATTTTAAccacaaaaaataatcttaatccAAACATATAACCCCAAgccctaacaaaaaaaaaatctaacattaACTAATTCTAATATAATCGgaacatcaaaatcaaacactaaCCCCAAAACTTTAAGGCTAAATTGTTAAATTAGTTCTCCATGTGAAATTAGATACTATTAACATCACACCGTTTAGAttaggtttttttcttataaaattaaacatggcataaaagctatattttttgcaatgtttcttttcttgtaattcGTGTGGTTTTAAAGTagcttttaataataaaaaattaggatttttaatgaaatgaacTATAATTTTTGTCcagttttcatttcttataattaattacattCAACGAGGAGAGTTTATTCTAGGTGTTCTTTGCCCTTCACCTTGCCAGTTATTGTAGATACGAGTTTGGAAAACTTCATGATTTCGGGTCAATTTTGGTTATTTTGGcctattttgggtttatttgagATCATGAATATGTTAAACAAGACGTGTAGggtgttttttaggtgttttaggtcaaaatggttaaaaatcaagttttttagtcaaaaaaacTCGTGGTCTGATTTTCTAGTAACCAGGCGATGCGTTATCTACCACAAAAGACAACGCAtcatctgtgtgtgtgtgtatatatatatatatatatatatatatttaataaagagAAGAGCTATACCGAAAGGCCACATGCTCGAGTTTTTTTAAAGCCTAGACACGTTGGGCAACCCAGTCTAAGCCTGAATGtctgagtctttttttttttttgccatttgtttttttgttttttaatttttcccttgcaatctcatcatttagttattttctctttcaattttaatagattcttaacatttttctatgatgttttttaatagaaCATGATTTAATGTTTACTTAGTTTTCTTTCCAATTTAATCTTTGGTTAaatatcatttagtttttatttggttttcacataaaattataaaataattttagaatatatgcaaccttacataatattttttttatttggttttattcaATTACTTTCATGCGTGTTTCTTTTCTATCATTGTTTGattgaatataaaattattttaatgaacacATTTGAGTACATGACTCGCGCCGCGttctataaaattttgaatctttttttgttttaatttttttttatgttatcagatcattttgatgtgctgatgtcaaaaataatttttttttaaaaaaaacattattttaatgcatttctaaataaaaaacacttttaaaaagcaacaaCTATCATACTCCCAAACACACACTTTATATTTTAACCTACAcctatctcttgattttttccaGTTGAATCTTTAGTTGTCgttaacaactttgtttttttatgttttattggcacatataattatttgattaaataaaaaatttattaaaaaaacaaaattattaaacataactAGGTCATGACTCATTTTGTGAGATCGAATTTCTTGATCTATatctatctcttgattttttagtttagtcTTTAATGATCGCtaaagattgtattttttttattttataagcacaaataattcttaatttattttataagcttTTTAATCTATGAATGagaatttctttatatttaaaaacatgttgaaaaaaactgtatatttataattttttgctgaaaaaaattattagactAGTAGCAAATGGCCAGTCAAATAGTTAGTAATTATTAATTGGGGACCTATTTTTTTAGCCTTCCATTATATGTGTGTACGGTGGTCTGTATGCGTAAATAAAAGCTTATTTTTCTAGCTTACAACCAGAGAAAACATTGAAACATATAAAATGACCTTTCCTTTAGCCATCCTGTTTTTTGAGTCAACAAAATTACATTCAAGTATAAGTAATAGTAAAGACTAAAGATAGGCATGATTCTGaccatctagatggtggttCAGTAATAAGAACTTAGAATTAAGAAGgttttgctctctctgtggtttcaggttcgagccctgtggttgcttatatgatggtcactggaagcttacatggtcattaacttcagggcccgtgggattagtcgaggtacgcgcaagctggctcggacacctattttaaactaaaaaacaaaagaaaaggataggCATGATTTTCACCTCAGCAGCTGCAATAAATTATCTATTCTAAAACTTAATAAACATATCATTAAATGGCATGATTTTCACCTCGTAGCTGCAATCAACTTGAACACTCATTTCCaaagaaatattatctgaattATCCTCTTTATGAAATTTAACGGTATCAATTCACTTGGACTAATTTAAGCACTGCAGACTGCAGAGTCTCGTAGATCTGGAAGGGGTTTGTTCTGCAAGTTGTGTTCAAATTCTCACGTTCAATTTTGTTGCTCAGGTTTTCGACCCAATATTAAGACCCTATTTGGGGTTCCGATACAatctgttttttattaaaatttatttttttttatttaaaattaatctttttagtattttaggATCGTTTTGATGAGttagtatcaaaaataaatttttaaaaataaaaaaaattattttaatacatttccaaatgaaaaacactttaaaaaataacttctacTACACTCTTAAATATCCTCTAATATTCATCACATCACTAAatccaagagttttttttaaggaagagcaacaaaatcaaaaaattatcccTAATTTATGGTTCGGTCTcaatgtttaatttaaaaaataaaaaaattaaatttagttatttaaaaaaaaacctgaactaaacaaaaaatagtcACCCTTTTATGCTCAAAATAATCTTCCATTGCAAAAGAGATTTGAGGTTTAAAATGGGAACAAAATTACAATATCAAAAACTATTTAGTTGTCAATCGTGACTTCGTATTACGGTAAGTGATATTTTCATCGCCAATTCATAAAATTGAGATTTCAAAAGTCGTGGCATTTTTATTTCCCTATTTATAATTATAGCAACCATTGGAAAGACTTAGTACCTTTGAACCTTGGCCGGGTTTGATTACTGgaatagaatgaaaaaaatataataaagataaaaatacattcggttgaaaagataaaaataaatatataaaaataaattgtttttgagataattttagagTGAATATTTATACTTTAAAGCAGTAGGTATAAAAAAGACATATCTTGaaagacaatatttattatttttatttttaaaatatcattgtaaaaaattcttaatttcaaaattgttcatctaagatatgtaaggataaaaataattatcatcatattttaaaaacccTACTCAAGGATCGATCCGGGGCAAAGCCTGGATCACGAGTCGGATTGACCCGAGTTaacgtaagaataaaaatgattattattataattttaaacatgattCGGGAGTCAACTTGAGGCATGTCCCGGGTCACGAGTGGGGCTGAGcgttgactcgggtcaatgtaaagataaaagtagttattatcatagatTTTAAACCCGACTTAAGGGTTGATCCAGGTcagcataaaataaaaggtgattattatcaaagttttaaaacatgatttggGGGTTAGCTTAGGAGAAAGCCCGAGTCACAGATCAGGATGGTCAATCTAGGTCGACTCGAGTCAATGTAAtgataaaagttgttattagCATAATTCTAAAACCTAACTTGGAGGTCGATAGGTGCAAGGTCCAGGTCTTGGGTTGAGAGAGTCAGCACGAGTTGACTCGAGTCAGtgtatgaataaaaataattattattatagttttagaaTCCGACTCGGGAGTCGACTTGATGCAAGGTTCAAGTCACTGGTTAGGAGGGTCAACCCAGCTTAccgtaaaaaaaatagtttggccCCTCAGCAAAGCGTGAACACTAAGTCtagtttttatatctaaatgtaaatatacttaatttaattttaatttttggagaaattagtatatttatttttcaagcaaaaccttatttttcaaaatatatatgctgttaattatctttgtttaaaccaaattaaatatcatattgTAAGCTTTAGATTAAGATATAATATTACacgaaaaaaacaatgaaaaggtATCAAGTACTAGTTCAACCAATCTCcaattcttttaaattgttgaaaatttTACTATAACATATGAATCggattagatgtttttttacaaCCTTATAATATGTCAACTACGCCTTTCATtagaaaaaatgtaaaaataaatgctttaaGGTGAGATatgttattaatgatgatgacaAATGCAATTTTAGCGAATGTTgttctaataataattatattggtAAAAAAACTGGTGTTAGCAATGATAAAAGTCTTGGGGACAACAGTTAAATAGTTGTTGTAATAATGATTACGAGGCTTGAATAATTTCATTGATTACAAGTGTTAATGGTGACAACGACGATGTTAACGAGACAATGGttgttattttgatatacaTGGTTTTCCATTTTTAATGGTCcctttctttccatttttttgtcattatttctctctctaatgACATGGTTTTTATTGGACTGTgttaaatgaaatctaaaatttaattgaaaaattattagaaaaataagaattaaattgaaagaaaagaatttgGTATATAAAGAATCAAAATCGAGACTCAActgaaaagttaatatataattatagattaaattgaagaatatatatagattaaattgaagaaaaggagagaaggaTCTAGGCCGTGCACCTCACACATCCACACATTAGAGGAGCCACTGCATTGTGGTGGTGCGTAAAAGCTCCTCCAACCTTAGAAAATCACCTTACTTCATGTTATTGGAATCATTGTGGTCCAAGCTTTCTTGGAAGGTGGTGTGTGTATGCGGCACACCTCCGGTGTATCTCCTCCGACAACTAATTCCTcctctgttttcctttttttctcttttctttatctcGTTTCTTTTTCTCGACTTTTGCATCTTGCATTTGGTTTcctttttattacaaaaaaaaaaaattgattttttttcttgaccatGCTCAATTCTAGCCCTTTTATTTCCAATTATTTGTTAAACAAAAAatctgaaataatttttgcaatttcaacATCAACTCAACGTTGAGTCGAGATGTTTTCCTACTCTACGAAAAACGAAAACCTGATAATAAGCTAACTAAAGCAAACTATAAAGTCAATtctcaaaaacaataaatgtgaaaggactgaaatgaaaataaaaaacttatggtcataaaaaaaagggatgaaAAATAACGAAGTTTTGAGACAATATGCTTAAACCAGTACCctgttttttctcttcaagtggGGATCTACTCTATCTAGAGACACCTAACCTTGCTTTTGGTACGAAAGTTTTGAGATCAAGTAAACCTATTCTTCAAAACTAAACAGCTAGAACAGGCATGATCAGATGGGTGTTAGGATAAGCACCACCATTAGCAGGACAGTTTCAAAGAGCTCATGCAAACTACTTCCCCAGGTGCAGCAGCTCCACAATGCTTTGTCTGAACCTCTCACTCAAGCTTCTTTCATCACACTTCTTTTGCTTAATGCCTCTAGTTTAACCTTTTAATTCTTTAGCCGATCCTCATTTGGGAAAGGAAAACATGAATCATCGAACAAATACTTGTTTAGCATCAGATAAGTAACATACGGTGGtggaattaatatttttttattttattaacgtgggtgtccgggccagcttgtgcgtacctcgactaatcccacgggtctcGAAGTTAACGACATGgtggaattaatttttgttatgtcTATTCGGAGTGTCATGTCTAATGCATTTAATTGATCATAAATATTTCAGTACCATAAAAAACATGTTCTTATCGCCAATAATATTTCGTCCATAAGGTATGAAAAACAAAGACCACTGGAGGTGGCCTTCTATTAGAAGGATCAAAATTCTTTCAACCTCCAAGGTGACCTTctataatcaaacaaataaaataaaggataaaaattgaaagtaGCACCTAGTCAGCCTAAAATGAACAATCCAAACGGCTGGATTACAGCTATCTCTCTAAAGAACAGTGGACAATAACGAGGAACACTGGAGGTTGATCCCACATAAAGAGTTTACCCACAATCCTAATAGCATATTGCATCTTATATTATCACTCTCTTTCAacgcttataaaaaaaaacagcagcagCTAATGTTGATGTGCGtatatttgaagataaaaatcATCATACCAATTAAGGATGCAAAAATATAGATCAAAGCACATTCTGTAATCCCATGCCCTGGCAGGACAAAATTGCAGCAAGGGCATCAGAAAATGCTATAGCCTGaaataattggtaaaaaaactgaaacattgTAGTCTCATTTTAGCATATCAAATGTGGCATACACAAATTTTCACAAAGTGAGAGGAATTCAGTTCTTACAATTCTCTGCAGTCATGGTACTCGTTTGGAGAAGAAGAGGACCAGAGAATGACAGTATCCATGTTTTCTCATTTAAAAGTGGACAGTCTGGGAAGCTTGTCCCTCAGATAATACAATCTTGCCCTCCTAACCTTCCTGTGCTTAATTACTTTTATCTCCTTGATATTTGGCGAGTAGCTGTGGTAGTAAAAGAACCCATTAATCATGTCACAACCGCTAATTATTGAACCAGGAAAATTATGAAGTAACATTAGATAAACACAGTCAAAAGAAAACTTCAAGATTTTGGTGTTATGAGGACAAGGAAATTTGTTAGAAGCATcttgatcatgatcatgatcatgaatCTACATGCTTGGCATTGGCTTATCTCTTGGCATCAAAAGGCTGGATGAGGAATGTGTCACAAAACAAAAGCAGGGGAGCTTCGAACTTAGTGCCACTACTGTTTTCAAAGCTCAATGATTGCGATTTTATGAATAGAAATCCCAAGTGAATATGTACTAAATCTTTCagtaatgtttattttattgcagATCACATAACAAGCTCATTAAAACCTTaactatgaaaaaaagataaaaaaaaataacttccaaCTTTTACAGTGTCAAATATTCTTAGATTCATATagcatttcaaacaaaaataaatggtatTATACACAGAATACTGAATAATAGTCAGCAGACATTGTAAAAATCAGTGCTCTCATCCAAATGAAAGACAGTAGTAGCGTAATCACAGGTTTCATCTAGGAGTTACACAGAAGTTATTCAACTAATAAGATCATCTACGCAAACCAAACGAATAGCCAACATAGAACTGTAAGACAAGGCAAAAGGAGTACTCACAGTGGGAATACGATCTCAACTCCTATACCAGCAATAATCCTCCGAATTCTAATAGTTGTGTGGATACCAGCATTCTGCTTAGATATGACAATGCCTTTGTAAATGGACAGTCTACGCCTATTTTCAGGAACTTCCTGTAAATCAACCACATAAAATCACACCTCAAAAGAATTTCATTTCACCACAAACCAAACATCAACAAGCTAATGCGAATAAGAACAACAATAGAAAGCAATTACCAATTTGATCTCCACTATATCCCCTGTCCTTATATCTGGAATCGGCCTTTCCATCTCTGAAGTCTCCACGGCTCTCTTATTCAAAATCTactcaaataaatcaatgaacaaaaaattaaaaacttaaaaggtGATTGTTCTTAACATAATTACTGTAGAAGCAAACCCAGAACAGATAAAAGTAAGTACCCCAATTATATCTCCAAGCTTAACTCGAGGCTTTCTGGGTTCTTTAACAGCTCCTTCAACTTCAGCTTCAGCTTGAACTTCCTCTTCCTCACTCCCTTCTACAACTACTTCTTCCTCAACATTCTCAGTTTCTTCCACAACTTCTCCACCTCCAGACTCCGACTCGGCTCTCGTTACAAAACTCTGCCTCGAAAAGTCCTTAAAAAATGCTTCAAGATTCGAACTTAATGAGGTTGAAGAAACCCTAGAGACTGAAAATCTACTAGAAGAAGCTGAGTTGGAAAGATAAGAGCTGCGATTGATTGTTGAAGAAAAACCTAATTTCTTCGGGACAGGAAATTGAGTAGGACTCCTGGGTATAACAGCAAGTGCCTGCAAacagacacaaaaaaaaaaaaaaaaggtaaaagaaaatTGTATAAATATCGAAATGTTTTTGTGCGTAGGTAAAGGAGAGGGAGTACCTGAGGGAGAATTTTAGAGCCCATGTTTTGAGaggaaaaaactttaataatatgGAAGGGAGAGGAAAATTAAAGAGAGGGCATGTTCTTGGAGGAATGCCTTATCCGTTGaataagaagaggaagagggagggagggagggaggatgTGTCAGGTTGTTCTATCCCTTGCACACGTGTGacgtgttttatttatttggtttattgGGCTTTATATTACGTTAATGGTGAGAGCCCGATCGGGCTCCAGATTTCATATATGGGCCGAATCTAAAGCTCCTTTGGGCCAATAAATTGACACGTATTATTAGGTTCCGGAGCCCTCCACGACTATTCATTGTACCCAAAATAAAAACGAGATTTATGAGTTCCATTTTCATGCGAGTGGGTGAAGGAGTAATGTTATTGAAGCATCAAGTAGTTTCCCCGTAAATTGAAATGCTGGTGGCCTTGGCTCCAGCAGCATGAAAagtatttgatatttttcaaatttattgaacCCCAAATATATAGTCTTTTCACTTACATTAAATGCACAATCTATCATGAAaattattacaaatattttatttttttcgtgagtagaaaaaaaaatacattataattacctcataatttatttaatgttggaATGATAATGTTTTGAATACACTCGGGCTAAATTAGGTTAACTTGCTCTTGATCGGGTTTATTAACCTTGCCAtttgaattctatttttatttaattaaataattataaagagaGACATTTGCAAGaaagataaagaataaaattatcaagaagatgtatttttttaatcaaaactttgttttcttatcaatgtatatctttattattttaatgagaatgtgtttgtgttttttaattgtaaatattattttttaataaaaacctatcatgatctaaaaaacaaatttaaacaatattcaaataatttctaaatattttgcaTGTAActgaaggaaataaaaaatgctaaaatcaTGTCAAagacccataaaaaaatataaagagcataaattttattttcattgaatattcatgtacaatattttatttcttacttaCACATGTTGGAAAtacaataattgaaaaaaaatattaacattccCATAGAaacctataatattattaaaatcctTGGGTACAAGAAAAATTTTCTGACGAGTATTTGGCTTGAGCAAAATACCTGACTCCATTATAGGTGAAAATGAGTTTAGGTCTAGATCTAAATACACTGGGCTCAAACATGATAGCCAAGCATATGAGGATGTTGGGGCGCATGCCTAGCACCCTTATGCATCTCATGCATGGGTGTTCGCCTACTGAGATGCACCATGCGTCCATGCAGGGAGCATGGGCTCAAGCAAGAGTCTATGTTCTTGATGTATGGGCTTAGATTCTTTACCCAAGCCATGCTTTTAAGGAGATGAGTTTAGGCAACCATGCTCAAGTTTATGTTTcttggatgtttttttaaatttttaaggtttatgttatttgaatttatgatgAGTGAAGTGTGAATAAcgaatttaacaataaaaaaagaagatagaaaatattcaatatattgaaataaatacTCTTAAatcttgtataaaaataaaattgagactaattttttttataatgatattcaTGTACGTATTATTTTTATCGtatctaataataattttttgagagaAGAAACATCAATGCCAAGGTGGTGTACATTGCGTTAGGATTGCGGCTATAAATTGACAAATCCTATTTTAGGGGAGAGCCACATGCCACGCGGAAATAAGAAAGGTCCTGCGTAAGCATATTAACTGCTTTCTAGGAGTTATGTCATCACGGTTGACTGCATCTGCGTGGCACCAAAAAGCGTATAATTCCAGTTTCGAATTCCCACCTCTCGCCACGTGCCCTCCGTTTCCTTCTGCCCTGTCCTGCCCTCCCGCCCTCCTTGCTCTCTCTTTCCTATCCCGCCATTCTCTCCCTTCCTCTCATCTCTCACATAACATAACCCCTCTCTCGCTCCAACACCAGAACTTGAGGAAACCCTCATCCTCACACACTCTCTTGACTCTCGAACTTAATGAATTCAACAACTACAGATTGATACGCGCTGGAAGCTGaaatttcttgaatttgttttggcTCTTCCCTCTCGACCATTCGTTGctatcaaaacaaaatcttattTGTTTCTTGCTAGTAGGTGATTTTCTTGAGAATTTGATTCTGTTTCTCGTAATATACTTGCTCTTGCTTTTATTCATGGCAATATCTGTTTTCTTTCTCGAAGAATGTGGTAGTATCTAGTATGTTCTGTCTTGATTTAGTGATTGGATAATCCTGTTTGTGAATTTAGAGATGGCTAATAATTTAGACGCAATGAGGAAAATCCCACCTGGGATTTGGCTTATAAGGAAAATAAGAGGCAAAGACTGTAGTCTTAAGACACATAGATACATGGTTTTGTTGGTTACTTTCATTGCATATACTAGTTACCATGCATCAAGAAAGCCCAGTAGCATAGTCAAGAGTGCATTGGATCCTGAACCCAACAAGACCACAAATGTCTACCCTTGGCCAATTGGAAGTGTCTTTGTTAAAGATGAATTCTTGGGTGAAAACAAGGATAAGTTTGGATATAAAGGCTGGGAACCATTTAATGGGAAAGATGGGACAGAGAAATTGGGTTTGATTGATGTTGCATTTCTTGCTTGTTATTCTTTGGGAATGTTTGGTGCTGGCCATTTAGGTGATACATTGGATTTGAGGTTGTTTTTGACTTCTGGGATGATTGGTAGTGGAATTTTTGTGGGGTTATTTGGTATGGGATACTTTTGGAACATTCATGTTTTCGGGTTTTATTTGGTTATGCAAATGGTTGCTGGGTTGTTTCAAGCCACAGGTTGGCCTTCTGTTGTGGCTGTGATTGGTAATTGGTTTGGGAAAAGGAAGAGAGGGTTAATAATGGGTAT is a window encoding:
- the LOC18094567 gene encoding 50S ribosomal protein L19, chloroplastic, coding for MGSKILPQALAVIPRSPTQFPVPKKLGFSSTINRSSYLSNSASSSRFSVSRVSSTSLSSNLEAFFKDFSRQSFVTRAESESGGGEVVEETENVEEEVVVEGSEEEEVQAEAEVEGAVKEPRKPRVKLGDIIGILNKRAVETSEMERPIPDIRTGDIVEIKLEVPENRRRLSIYKGIVISKQNAGIHTTIRIRRIIAGIGVEIVFPLYSPNIKEIKVIKHRKVRRARLYYLRDKLPRLSTFK